GCCTTTATTGCAAGGAAAGCACACCTACACCCTGAGCATTGAAAAAGATAAACGCAATACCGGAAGTGCAGCCATACTTATGCCCGAATACACCGGAGATGTTTATCCGTTCAGGTATTGCGAAACAGCTGGTAAGGCAACTGTTGTAAATATTCTTCGCGAAACGGTGGCTTATCCCTTTAACGAATACAGCTCGTATTTTGAATGTTCGGATACGCTTTTAAATGCGATTTGGGATTTTTGTAAATATTCGATAAAAGCAACCAGTTTTGCAGGCATTTATGTTGATGGAGACCGCGAACGCATTCCTTATGAAGCGGATGCCTACATTAATCAGTTGTGCCATTATGGTGTTGATAATGAGTATACATTAGCTCGTCGTAGCCAGGAATATATGCTTTTTAATGCCACCTGGCCTACCGAATGGATTCTTTCATCGGTTTTAATGGCCTGGGAAGATTATTTGTATACCGGCAATGCCGATTTTATAAAATTCTATTACAAAGAATTGAAAAAGAAAACCTTAACCATACTAACCGACGATAACGGATTAATTAGTACACGAACAGGTAAACTTACCAAAGAAGTACAGCAAGGAGTGCATTATAAAGGAGCATCGCTCCGGGATATTGTTGACTGGCCACATAAAGGTATTTTGGGCTTAAGCAATGAAGAATCTGGAGAGACTGATGGTTTTGTTTTTACTGATTATAATACCGTTGTTAATGCCTACCACAATAAAGCTTTACAAACCATGAGCGTGATGGCTAAAGTTATTGGAATGGAGGATGATAGCCGGTTTTATGCACAACGCGCCATTGCGCATAAAAACGCTTTCAATACATTGCTGTTCGATAAGAAAAAAGGCTACTACAACGATGGTGTGGATACGGATCATAGTGCACTTCACTCGAATATGTTTGCTCTTACCTTTGGCCTGGTGCCCGAAAAACATGTTGAATCGGTTACCAATTTTGTAAAAACCAGGGGGATGTCTTGTAGTGTGTATGGATCGCAGCACTTGCTGGATGCCGTTTATGCCGGAGAAAATGCCGCTTATGGATTGGAATTGTTAACCGCACGGCACGATCGGGGCTGGGGACACGCTATTTATAATGTGGGTACAACCATTTCGCTGGAAGCATGGGATAATAAATACAAACCCAACCAGGATTGGAACCACGCCTGGGGGGCCGCACCCGCAAATATTATTCCCCGTCGGTTGATGGGAATTATGCCTTTGGAACCCGGGTTTAAAAAGATTCGGATTAAACCACAGCCTGCCGGTTTAGAATGGGGCAGTATCGTTCATCCAACTATAAAAGGCGATATAAAGCTTCGTTTTTCTCAAAAACAAAATCTGTTCGAAATGGATATTACAATTCCTGCAAATACGATTGCCGAAGTGTGGGTTCCGGCTTTGGAAGGAGCGAAAGGACTGCTGCTCAATGGAGAAGAAGTTAAGGCGCAACGCATCAGAGGATTTTTTGTTCTAAAAGATGTGCCATCCGGAAAGCATCATTTGGAAACAACCATAAACTAAACAACTTTCAACATTAAAAAAAACGATAATGAAGAATTTACTTATTCTGTTTTCAATTTTAGTACTTCTTGTAGGTTCGGTACAGGCTCAGCCGGATTTTATTACAAATGTTGGAAACCGAACGCATGTGAGTCTGGGGGGAAAATGGAAATATATTATTGATCAGTACAATACCGGAAGCATTGGTTTTAGTCCCATTTATGAAAACAAAAAACCAAAAGATAAAAGCGATAGGGTAGAATACAGTTTCGACGATGCACAATCCTTGTGGGTTCCGGGGTCGTGGAATGCTCAAAAAGACGAATTGTACTATTATGAAGGAAGCATTTGGTATCGAAAAACTTTCGATTTCAAACCAAAATTGAACAATTTGAGGGTATTTGTTTATGTTGGTGCGGCAAATTATAAAACCGATTATTCGTTTAACGGCAAAAAATTGGGTACACACAAAGGAGGATTTACTCCATTTAGTTTTGAGGTTACCGATCTGATAAGAGAAAATGATAATTTTATTATTCTGGGAGTAAACAACCGAAGAGAAGTTGATAACATCCCCGGACTAGTTACCGATTGGTACAATTATGGCGGAATTACACGCGACATTATGCTGGTTGAAGTTCCACAGACTTATATTAACGATTTTACAATTGCATTAGCTAAAAATACGGTAAAGGAAAAGGAGAAAGAAATTATTGGTAGTTTTAGTTTAAGCGGTGAAAATTTGCCTGACGGGGCAGTAGTTGAAATCCCCGAATTAGGCATTAGCCAAAGTGTTGAAGTTAATGAATCTGGAAAAGGAACTTTCATTCTGGAAACGAAACAACTTGAGCTTTGGAGTCCTGAAAATCCAAAGCTATATGAGGTATTGCTTAAAGCTGGCGAAGACGAATGGAGGGATCGAATTGGTTTCAGAACCATTGAAACCAACGGAACACAAGTGTTGTTAAATGGGGAACCAGTATTCCTTCGAGGAATATCCATTCACGATGAAAACCCAACCCGGGCCGACCGCGCTAACTCCATGGACGATGCACGTTTAGTGTTAGGATGGGCCAAAGAATTGGGTTGTAATTTTGCTCGTTTGGCCCACTACCCGCACCAGGAAAACATTGTTCGGCTGGCAGATGAAATGGGAATTTTGCTTTGGGAAGAACTGCCTTTGTACTGGGG
Above is a genomic segment from uncultured Draconibacterium sp. containing:
- a CDS encoding glycoside hydrolase family 2 TIM barrel-domain containing protein; protein product: MKNLLILFSILVLLVGSVQAQPDFITNVGNRTHVSLGGKWKYIIDQYNTGSIGFSPIYENKKPKDKSDRVEYSFDDAQSLWVPGSWNAQKDELYYYEGSIWYRKTFDFKPKLNNLRVFVYVGAANYKTDYSFNGKKLGTHKGGFTPFSFEVTDLIRENDNFIILGVNNRREVDNIPGLVTDWYNYGGITRDIMLVEVPQTYINDFTIALAKNTVKEKEKEIIGSFSLSGENLPDGAVVEIPELGISQSVEVNESGKGTFILETKQLELWSPENPKLYEVLLKAGEDEWRDRIGFRTIETNGTQVLLNGEPVFLRGISIHDENPTRADRANSMDDARLVLGWAKELGCNFARLAHYPHQENIVRLADEMGILLWEELPLYWGIDWKNEKVLEDAKRQYAEVIRRDKNRAATIIWSIANETVPNEARNNFLKSVASHVRSLDSTRLLSAACKKDSWHDGDKSKVYLVSDPIAEVLDIVSFNEYLGWYGGDPIECREKNFKIAYEKPVIISEFGGGAIQGFHADKATRWSEEFQEYMYKENIAMFERVPGLAGMTPWILADFQSPLRQLPSVQDGWNRKGLVSEKGKKKKAFFVLQEFYRKKQIRLKQFSQ
- a CDS encoding alpha-L-rhamnosidase C-terminal domain-containing protein; translation: MMQKRIFLSILFSLFCVLLNAQQASFPTALRCDLIEYSDRVFVNGELSHINFDETENIVESVQLVEIENKKPSFSWVIEDDRTGIVQTAFQVQVASTVEALQNGNADVWESKKISTEETVVKYNGPDLSPLSNYYWRVKIWNNQGEESVWSNIKGFKTGAELKDYSSAFYPLQQWTEDVMQEKQIDATTAFYDFGKAAFGRLKLTVDSKIKNDTLAVSFGEVISINGRLETNPGGSRRYRKILLPLLQGKHTYTLSIEKDKRNTGSAAILMPEYTGDVYPFRYCETAGKATVVNILRETVAYPFNEYSSYFECSDTLLNAIWDFCKYSIKATSFAGIYVDGDRERIPYEADAYINQLCHYGVDNEYTLARRSQEYMLFNATWPTEWILSSVLMAWEDYLYTGNADFIKFYYKELKKKTLTILTDDNGLISTRTGKLTKEVQQGVHYKGASLRDIVDWPHKGILGLSNEESGETDGFVFTDYNTVVNAYHNKALQTMSVMAKVIGMEDDSRFYAQRAIAHKNAFNTLLFDKKKGYYNDGVDTDHSALHSNMFALTFGLVPEKHVESVTNFVKTRGMSCSVYGSQHLLDAVYAGENAAYGLELLTARHDRGWGHAIYNVGTTISLEAWDNKYKPNQDWNHAWGAAPANIIPRRLMGIMPLEPGFKKIRIKPQPAGLEWGSIVHPTIKGDIKLRFSQKQNLFEMDITIPANTIAEVWVPALEGAKGLLLNGEEVKAQRIRGFFVLKDVPSGKHHLETTIN